The Stenotrophomonas maltophilia genome includes a region encoding these proteins:
- a CDS encoding YkgJ family cysteine cluster protein produces MQHPCMTCGACCTQYRVAFHWMESDEVTPGGVPHQLTEVLDPHRLCMRGTHSKPVRCVALDAQIGVYSRCTIHPNRPSVCREVDASWEYGKASPQCDKARIAYGLDPLTPADWRWRDDADNDDDHPDDNGNSPSSPPQAPVAA; encoded by the coding sequence ATGCAACATCCCTGCATGACCTGCGGCGCCTGCTGCACCCAGTACCGCGTGGCCTTCCACTGGATGGAATCAGACGAGGTCACCCCCGGCGGCGTGCCGCACCAGCTCACCGAGGTGCTGGACCCGCACCGCCTGTGCATGCGCGGCACCCATTCCAAGCCGGTGCGCTGCGTGGCGCTGGATGCGCAGATCGGCGTGTATTCACGCTGCACCATCCATCCCAACCGGCCCAGCGTGTGCCGCGAGGTGGATGCATCGTGGGAGTACGGCAAGGCCAGCCCGCAGTGCGACAAGGCGCGCATCGCCTATGGCCTGGATCCGTTGACGCCGGCCGACTGGCGCTGGCGCGATGACGCCGACAATGACGACGACCATCCGGACGACAACGGCAACAGCCCTTCCTCGCCGCCGCAGGCGCCGGTCGCCGCGTAA
- the oleC gene encoding olefin beta-lactone synthetase: protein MNRPCNIAARLPELARERPDQIAIRCPGRRGAGNGMAAYDVTLDYRQLDARSDAMAAGLAGYGIGRGVRTVVMVRPSPEFFLLMFALFKLGAVPVLVDPGIDRRALKQCLDEAQPEAFIGIPLAHVARLVLRWAPSAARLVTVGRRLGWGGTTLAALERAGAKGGPMLAATDGEDMAAILFTSGSTGVPKGVVYRHRHFVGQIQLLGSAFGMEAGGVDLPTFPPFALFDPALGLTSVIPDMDPTRPAQADPARLHDAIQRFGVTQLFGSPALMRVLAKHGRPLPTVTRVTSAGAPVPPDVVATIRSLLPADAQFWTPYGATECLPVAVVEGRELERTRAATEAGAGTCVGSVVAPNEVRIIAIDDAPLADWSQARVLAVGEVGEITVAGPTATDSYFNRPQATAAAKIRETLADGSTRVVHRMGDVGYFDAQGRLWFCGRKTQRVETARGPLYTEQVEPVFNTVAGVARTALVGVGAAGAQVPVLCVELLRGQSDSPALQEALRAHAAARTPEAGLQHFLVHPAFPVDIRHNAKIGREKLAVWASAELEKRA from the coding sequence ATGAACCGACCCTGCAATATTGCCGCCCGCTTGCCTGAACTGGCGCGTGAACGGCCTGATCAGATCGCCATCCGCTGCCCTGGCCGCCGTGGCGCCGGCAACGGCATGGCCGCCTACGACGTGACCCTGGATTACCGCCAGCTGGACGCCCGCAGCGACGCCATGGCGGCCGGCCTGGCCGGCTACGGGATCGGCCGTGGAGTGCGCACGGTGGTGATGGTGCGGCCGTCGCCGGAGTTCTTCCTGCTGATGTTTGCCCTGTTCAAGCTGGGCGCGGTGCCGGTGCTGGTCGACCCGGGCATCGACAGGCGCGCGCTGAAGCAGTGCTTGGACGAGGCGCAGCCGGAGGCCTTCATCGGCATTCCGCTGGCGCATGTGGCGCGGCTGGTGCTGCGCTGGGCACCCTCGGCGGCGCGCCTGGTGACCGTGGGCCGCCGCCTCGGCTGGGGCGGGACCACGCTGGCCGCGCTGGAGCGCGCCGGCGCCAAGGGTGGGCCGATGCTGGCCGCCACCGACGGCGAGGACATGGCCGCGATCCTGTTCACCAGCGGCTCCACCGGCGTGCCCAAGGGCGTGGTCTACCGCCACCGCCACTTCGTCGGCCAGATCCAGCTGCTGGGCAGCGCCTTCGGCATGGAAGCGGGCGGGGTGGACCTGCCGACCTTCCCGCCGTTTGCCCTGTTCGACCCGGCGCTGGGCCTGACCTCGGTCATCCCGGACATGGACCCGACCCGGCCGGCGCAGGCCGACCCGGCGCGCCTGCACGACGCCATCCAGCGCTTCGGCGTGACCCAGCTGTTCGGCTCGCCGGCGCTGATGCGGGTGCTGGCGAAGCATGGCCGGCCGCTGCCGACGGTGACCCGGGTGACCTCGGCGGGTGCGCCGGTGCCGCCGGACGTGGTCGCCACCATCCGCAGCCTGCTGCCGGCCGACGCGCAGTTCTGGACGCCGTATGGCGCCACCGAGTGCCTGCCGGTAGCGGTGGTCGAAGGCCGCGAGCTGGAACGCACGCGCGCCGCCACCGAGGCCGGCGCCGGCACCTGCGTGGGCAGCGTGGTGGCGCCGAACGAAGTGCGCATCATCGCCATCGATGACGCGCCGCTGGCCGACTGGTCGCAGGCGCGCGTGCTGGCGGTTGGCGAAGTGGGAGAAATCACGGTGGCTGGCCCGACCGCCACCGACAGCTACTTCAACCGCCCGCAGGCCACGGCTGCAGCGAAGATCCGCGAGACGCTGGCCGATGGCAGCACCCGCGTGGTGCATCGCATGGGTGACGTCGGTTACTTCGATGCGCAGGGTCGCCTGTGGTTCTGCGGGCGCAAGACGCAGCGCGTGGAAACCGCGCGCGGACCGCTGTACACCGAACAGGTCGAGCCAGTGTTCAACACCGTCGCAGGCGTGGCGCGCACCGCGCTGGTCGGTGTCGGCGCCGCCGGTGCGCAGGTGCCGGTGCTGTGCGTGGAACTGCTGCGCGGCCAGTCCGACAGCCCGGCGCTGCAGGAAGCGCTGCGTGCGCATGCCGCAGCGCGCACGCCTGAGGCCGGCCTGCAGCACTTCCTGGTGCATCCGGCGTTCCCCGTCGATATCCGTCACAACGCCAAGATCGGCCGCGAGAAGCTCGCCGTCTGGGCCAGCGCCGAACTGGAGAAGCGCGCATGA
- a CDS encoding DUF1328 domain-containing protein, giving the protein MLHYAIIFFVIAIIAAVLGFSGIAGAATNIAWILFVVFLILAVISMFRKRG; this is encoded by the coding sequence ATGCTGCATTACGCCATCATTTTCTTTGTCATCGCCATCATCGCCGCCGTTCTGGGTTTCTCCGGTATCGCCGGCGCCGCAACGAACATCGCCTGGATCCTGTTCGTGGTGTTCCTGATCCTTGCGGTGATCTCGATGTTCCGCAAGCGAGGCTAG
- a CDS encoding alpha/beta fold hydrolase: MSQLPGYPAHPQRFEVRPGLSMNYLDEGPRDGEVVVMVHGNPSWSYYWRTLVAGLSDTYRCIVPDHIGMGLSDKPDDSRYEYTLQSRVDDLDALLKHLGITGPVTLAVHDWGGMIGFGWALSHHDQVKRLVVLNTAAFPMPAAKKMPWQIALGRHWKIGEWIIRTFNAFSSGASWLGVERKMPADVRRAYVSPYNSWANRISTIRFMQDIPLSPADKAWSLLERAGKALPSFADRPAFLGWGLRDFVFDHHFLKGFQAALPQAQVHAFEDAGHYVLEDKHEVLVPEIRAFLDANPI, translated from the coding sequence ATGTCCCAGCTTCCCGGTTACCCCGCCCACCCGCAGCGCTTCGAGGTACGCCCCGGCCTGTCGATGAACTATCTCGACGAAGGCCCGCGCGACGGCGAGGTGGTGGTGATGGTGCACGGCAACCCGTCGTGGAGCTATTACTGGCGCACGCTGGTCGCCGGCCTGTCGGACACGTACCGCTGCATCGTGCCGGACCACATCGGCATGGGCCTGTCGGACAAGCCCGATGACAGCCGCTACGAGTACACGCTGCAGTCGCGCGTTGACGACCTCGATGCGCTGCTCAAGCACCTGGGCATCACCGGCCCGGTGACCCTGGCGGTGCACGACTGGGGCGGCATGATCGGTTTCGGCTGGGCGCTGTCGCACCACGACCAGGTCAAGCGCCTGGTGGTGCTCAATACCGCTGCATTCCCGATGCCGGCGGCGAAGAAGATGCCGTGGCAGATCGCGCTGGGCCGCCACTGGAAGATCGGCGAGTGGATCATCCGCACCTTCAACGCGTTCTCCTCCGGTGCCTCGTGGCTGGGCGTGGAGCGGAAGATGCCGGCCGACGTGCGCCGCGCCTACGTGTCGCCGTACAACAGTTGGGCCAACCGCATCAGCACCATCCGCTTCATGCAGGACATCCCGCTGTCGCCGGCCGACAAGGCGTGGTCGCTGCTGGAGCGTGCCGGCAAGGCGCTGCCGTCGTTCGCCGACCGGCCGGCCTTCCTCGGCTGGGGCCTGCGCGACTTCGTGTTCGACCACCACTTCCTGAAGGGCTTCCAGGCCGCGCTGCCGCAGGCCCAGGTACATGCGTTCGAGGACGCCGGCCACTACGTGCTGGAAGACAAGCACGAAGTGCTGGTGCCGGAGATCCGCGCGTTCCTGGACGCCAACCCGATCTGA
- the ddlA gene encoding D-alanine--D-alanine ligase, with product MARTRVGIIFGGKSSEHEVSLQSAKNILDALDRERFEPVLVGIDKQGQWHLSQPDTFLINADDPSRIALHRSGQSLAVRPGAEQAQLQPCDAASALGQIDVVLPIVHGPLGEDGALQGLLRMINLPFVGSPVLGSAVAMDKDVTKRLLRDAGLQVAPWLCIRRHQAAEVDADAVIAQLGLPLFVKPANQGSSVGVSKVKDAAGFTEALALALRYDHKVLVESAVVGREIECAVLGNEHPQASLCGEVVVHDEFYAYDTKYINADGAEVVVPADIDAATQARIQQIALQAYQALECAGMARVDVFLTADGEIVINEVNTLPGFTRISMYPKLWGASGVDYTTLITRLIELALVRHEADRGLQSAV from the coding sequence ATGGCACGGACCCGGGTTGGCATCATTTTCGGGGGCAAGTCTTCCGAGCACGAAGTTTCGCTGCAGTCGGCGAAGAACATCCTCGATGCGCTTGATCGCGAGCGCTTCGAGCCGGTGCTGGTCGGCATCGACAAGCAGGGCCAGTGGCATCTGAGCCAGCCGGATACCTTCCTGATCAATGCCGATGATCCGTCGCGCATCGCGCTGCATCGCTCGGGCCAGTCGCTGGCGGTGCGTCCGGGCGCCGAGCAGGCGCAGCTGCAGCCGTGCGATGCGGCCAGCGCGCTGGGCCAGATCGATGTCGTGTTGCCGATCGTGCACGGGCCACTGGGCGAGGACGGTGCGCTGCAGGGGCTGCTGCGCATGATCAACCTGCCCTTCGTCGGTTCGCCGGTACTGGGCTCGGCGGTGGCGATGGACAAGGACGTAACCAAACGCCTGCTGCGCGACGCCGGGCTGCAGGTGGCACCGTGGCTGTGCATCCGTCGCCATCAGGCGGCGGAGGTGGATGCCGATGCGGTGATCGCGCAGCTCGGCCTGCCGTTGTTCGTGAAGCCGGCCAACCAGGGTTCGTCGGTGGGCGTGAGCAAGGTCAAGGATGCGGCGGGCTTCACCGAGGCACTGGCCTTGGCGCTGCGCTACGACCACAAGGTGCTGGTGGAATCGGCGGTGGTCGGTCGTGAGATCGAGTGCGCGGTGCTGGGCAACGAACATCCGCAGGCCAGCCTGTGCGGCGAGGTGGTGGTGCACGACGAGTTCTACGCCTACGACACCAAGTACATCAACGCCGATGGCGCCGAGGTGGTGGTGCCGGCGGATATCGATGCTGCAACCCAGGCGCGCATCCAGCAGATCGCGCTGCAGGCCTACCAGGCGCTGGAGTGTGCGGGCATGGCGCGCGTGGATGTGTTCCTCACCGCAGACGGCGAGATCGTCATCAACGAGGTCAACACGCTGCCGGGCTTCACCCGCATCAGCATGTACCCGAAGCTGTGGGGCGCCAGCGGTGTTGACTACACCACGCTGATCACGCGCCTGATCGAACTGGCGCTGGTACGCCATGAGGCCGATCGCGGGCTGCAGAGCGCTGTGTAA
- a CDS encoding ubiquinone biosynthesis accessory factor UbiJ, which produces MALSLLKSLKPVAGRALQIALNRALALDPDTRHGLASLDGRHIDLTLEAPSLAMRISVDGDQLRVGPVDAQEADLAVRSSLAGVLAQLPLLANARRGDNNGKGRVRVAGDAELARRLQQLAKGFDPDWQQPFVSVFGEVLGVQVANTLRSALQHARQGAIDLAHSAAEFITEESRDVVPRAELDAFHDDVDVLRDDVERLGARVQRLRGAA; this is translated from the coding sequence ATGGCTCTCTCCCTGCTCAAGTCCCTCAAGCCGGTCGCTGGCCGCGCCCTGCAGATCGCCCTGAACCGCGCGCTGGCGCTGGATCCGGATACCCGCCATGGATTGGCCAGCCTCGACGGCCGGCATATCGACCTGACCCTGGAAGCGCCGTCGCTGGCCATGCGCATCAGCGTCGACGGCGACCAGCTGCGGGTCGGCCCGGTGGATGCGCAGGAAGCCGACCTGGCCGTGCGCAGCAGCCTGGCCGGCGTGCTGGCGCAGCTGCCGCTGCTGGCCAACGCGCGGCGCGGCGACAACAACGGCAAGGGCCGTGTGCGCGTGGCCGGCGATGCCGAGCTGGCGCGCCGCCTGCAGCAACTGGCCAAGGGCTTCGATCCGGACTGGCAGCAGCCTTTCGTCAGCGTATTCGGCGAAGTACTGGGCGTGCAGGTCGCCAACACCCTGCGCAGCGCCCTGCAGCACGCGCGCCAGGGGGCGATCGACCTGGCCCACAGCGCCGCTGAGTTCATCACCGAGGAGTCGCGCGATGTGGTGCCGCGCGCCGAGCTGGATGCCTTCCACGACGACGTGGACGTGCTGCGCGATGACGTGGAGCGCCTTGGTGCACGCGTGCAGCGCCTGCGGGGTGCCGCATGA
- the oleD gene encoding 2-alkyl-3-oxoalkanoate reductase, with amino-acid sequence MKILVTGGGGFLGQALCRGLVERGHQVLAFNRSHYPELQVMGVGQIRGDLADPQAVLHAVAGVDAVFHNGAKAGAWGSYDSYHQANVVGTDNVIAACRAHGIGRLVYTSTPSVTHRATHPVEGLGADEVPYGEDFQAPYAATKAIAEQRVLAANDASLATVALRPRLIWGPGDQQLVPRLAERARQGRLRLVGDGSNKVDTTYIDNAALAHFLAFEALAPGAACAGKAYFISNGEPLPMRELVNKLLQAVGAPTVDKAISFKTAYRIGAICERLWPLLRLRGEPPLTRFLAEQLCTPHWYSMEPARRDFGYVPQVSIEEGLRRLKASSAA; translated from the coding sequence ATGAAGATCCTGGTCACCGGTGGTGGTGGGTTCCTTGGCCAGGCGCTGTGCCGCGGGCTGGTCGAACGTGGCCACCAGGTACTGGCGTTCAACCGCAGCCATTACCCGGAGCTGCAGGTGATGGGCGTGGGCCAGATCCGTGGCGACCTGGCCGACCCGCAGGCGGTCCTGCATGCGGTGGCCGGCGTCGATGCGGTATTCCACAACGGTGCCAAGGCCGGTGCGTGGGGCAGCTATGACAGCTACCACCAGGCCAATGTGGTCGGCACCGACAACGTCATCGCCGCCTGCCGTGCGCACGGTATCGGCCGGCTGGTCTACACCTCCACGCCCAGCGTGACGCACCGGGCCACGCACCCGGTGGAAGGCCTCGGCGCCGACGAAGTGCCGTACGGCGAAGATTTCCAGGCGCCCTATGCGGCCACCAAGGCGATTGCCGAACAGCGCGTGCTGGCGGCCAATGACGCGTCGCTGGCGACGGTGGCGCTGCGTCCGCGCCTGATCTGGGGCCCTGGCGACCAGCAGCTGGTACCGCGCCTGGCCGAACGTGCACGACAGGGCCGCCTGCGCCTGGTGGGCGATGGCAGCAACAAGGTCGATACCACCTACATCGACAACGCCGCGCTTGCCCACTTCCTCGCCTTCGAGGCACTGGCGCCCGGTGCCGCATGTGCAGGCAAGGCCTACTTCATTTCCAACGGCGAACCGCTGCCGATGCGCGAGCTGGTCAACAAGCTGCTGCAGGCGGTGGGTGCACCGACCGTGGACAAGGCGATCAGCTTCAAGACCGCGTACCGTATCGGCGCCATCTGCGAGCGGCTGTGGCCGCTGCTGCGCCTGCGCGGCGAACCGCCGTTGACCCGGTTCCTGGCCGAACAGCTGTGCACGCCGCACTGGTACAGCATGGAGCCGGCCCGCCGTGACTTCGGCTATGTGCCGCAGGTCAGCATCGAAGAAGGGCTGCGCAGGCTGAAGGCTTCATCTGCTGCATAG